The following is a genomic window from Malus sylvestris chromosome 7, drMalSylv7.2, whole genome shotgun sequence.
TCTCAATGCATAACTAAAAACTCACATAAAAAGTGATATACGTAAACCCTGTAATAAGTAAATTCTTCTGCTTTGCTTGCCCTTCCTTTTATTCTTTCCCCTtttttatcttaatttttttcttttttgagtttCTTTGTGGCAAGAGGGTCACAAGTCAGTTGCCTAAAATAATGCTCAACTGTAGACTTTAAAAGGTCCAGAGCTTCTGTCTTGTATTGTGGAACTATAACCCTCCAAAGCATTTGCTAGCACAAGCAACCAAGCCACTCCCTCTCTTTCCTTCATCAACTAATTCAACCAACTAGGaatttaaaagaaacaaaaaaaaaaacaaaaattgacaaTTGTAATAGTAAAATAACATCTTTTTTTATGATCAACAATTAAAATAACATCTTAAACAACTCATCCATTGGACACCTTCTTATTTGGTGCCCAACTAGCATGGACTTTCCATATGCATAGAATACATTTCACAAACAACAACCAGAACTCTTCCAAATCCCATATGTTCCTCTCCCCCATTTCTCCTCCCTCAACCTCTCCAATACAACCCCAACGCCTGCCCTCTATTTCCTAGGAAAACTCCAAAAACATCGCGACGAAATGAGTACATTTTTGGAGAATTCAGACTCATACAGCAGGCTGTCATTTTGCAGAATATTCATTTggtgatgtgattttggtttacCTTCTAAAAACCTAAGTCAACATTACATATCTCTTAATTTCTTGGGCATATTCTGCAGACACCTAACACCTCTTTCATTTCACCATGCAAATTGTTTATTGCTTTTGAAATTGTGGAGTTTTTATAGATTCTTTATGAATTGTGGAAGTTTTGTATAATAGGAGCTTTCATGGATGTGGAATACAGATGGATACATGTGATTTCAATCCAAGAAGAATTTAACAACAAAATCACAAGGAGACTTTCAGGGTTGCATTGATTGATGGAGTTCTTCAACCGGTACATAATCTGGCTGATGATCTTATTTTCTCTGTCATTGCCATCACCGTCATTCATGCAAGCCTCCAATGGCTATGATCCTTTGTCCTTGACAAATTTTCTCCATGATTATGCAAATGCAAGCCTAAGGAACCCGCACACCGGCACGCTGTACAATATTTCTCTCCCGGCTAATTTTTCTGGCATGGAAGCTTCATTTGTTAGGATCCTTAGCACAAAGCTTTGGAGTAGAGGCGCAAACTTCAGTTCATTTTATATCCCACCAAAGGTTATACCAATACCTTCTGGCAGAAGGTTAGCTATAGTGTTTGAAAATTTAGGCAATTGGTCTTCACTTTACTACAAAGTATCAAATTACACATTGGTTGCTCCTGTTGTTGGATTCATGGCTTATGATTCTCCAAATGGAACTGTAATTGGCAACCAGAAGCTCACGTTCACTGCCGACGGTGACCCCATCACAATCCGGTTTCCTCACATTGATGCTGCTCAAGGGGAAAATATGACACAAAAATGTGTCCAATTTGGTGATTGGAGGACCTTTGAGATCACGAACATGACTAGTGAAAATGAGTGCATTACACATGGTATAGGGCATTTTAGCATTGTTGTTGCATCCCCGCCAGCACCAGCACCAGCACCGGCGCCagtgaagaaaaagaggaaCCGGAAATGGTTTGTGGTTGGAATTGTGTTTGGGTTAGCATTTTTAGGGTTGGTAATGACAGTCACATTCAAGTTACTGACGAGGAGGAAACTTAAATCTATGGAGAAGCAGTCCGAaaaagatgtggcgtttgatACAGTTTGGGTTGGGAGAAGTAAAATGCCTTCTGCATCCATGACTAGAACTCAACCCTACCTTGAACATGAATATGTTCCTTGACCcaagttttatttttacttcCTTTCCCTTTGTGTGCTTCTTTCCTTTCCATACAAATTTGTAATAGCGaagttaaattaatttatgaactttagAACGATGACAGAAACATTATTTCCAAGTTTGTAAGGTCGTACCAATGTGGCTGTTGCATCTCTACCTTTGAAGAGAATCTGCCTCGGAACTGGTTGTATATCctctttcattcttatttctcttATCACATGACTAACAAGTGAGAGGCGCCACGGTTTACTTTGCTGCCAAATATATATGGGCTTCTGCAAAATTTGGTAAGTACTTTTTTAAGTTCAATTGAATCCAAAAATTGCACGCATGTATGCTTGATTACTTGGCTAGGTTTTAGAGAAGGGACGGCACCTGGCTTTTGTGCCTATAACATTCATTAGATAAAATGTAGAAGACAAATTTAAAGGGTTGTTTGAGCAGAATATAATTTGTAGTTTGCAGTCTTTGAAATTGTAAAAGAACTATTCTATATAAACCAGCAACCCAATCAACCACCATCGAATAATTTTCGTTGTTTAATGAGAAAATGACCTGGTTTAGCATATAGCTTTATGGCCTATCGTATTCATGATCAGTGAAtagtgaattaaaaaaaaaaccaagattCCAGACGGCGTTTTCAAGAATAACCTCATTGTCAACCCACAAAACGCTGGGTCGGCACCTTAATTATACTTTTTTTACATTACATTTCCATGCATGTGCCACTGAATAGGCACATGTTCATTGTTAGATATACATAGGAGAAACGATGCAGATGTGGGTTAGGTTTAGTTGGACATGGAAATATGTCCGTCATTTTGCACTTAAgtttgcatttttttattataaattatagtagcttagaaaaatatataataataaaaattgtaggaaaaaaaaagacaattttggttttgtggttttttgtttttgtttttttgttttttgttttttgttttttgttttttgttttttgttttttgttttttgttttttgtttttttaacaaacgatattgtcTACAATATAAGGGTGGGAAGTGAgctaaacctcacaatgggctagtactaatatggttcaaattcgtctttgacaagaatcgaatctaagacctctcatttacaattgaagagaaatatcattagaccgtagtactaaatagAAAATTAGAGTACCAAACAGATGAACAAAAAAAGTATGAAACTAAGAATATTATTGACAGGAAAACAATAAACAAGAATGTCGAAATAGTTACAAATTAAGACTACATCTTGACTAACTTTTacttctcaaactaaattacaagctatATTTATAGAGACATAAACTATAATCTCTAATCTTAATGGACTAGGCTCAAATccaaaattaaacctaaatactaTTATTTCCCAACATTTATGTTAGGATAGGAGAATTCGGTTAGGATTCTAAGGCTAGGTTATGTACTTCTATGTGAGCTTAGGTTTACTTGTACACCAAGTCACTTGACTTGTATATATTTATACCTTGtgttatcaatcaaatcaaTACAGTTATAATTCTATGTTATTCCTCGTTTAGGTTTCCCTTTCCTAACAAAAACCCTAGTCTTATTTTCCCTTAGACATTCCCCCTCCTAAAACACTTTTCTTAAACTTCTTTTTCCTTACACTTCTTTTTGCCATGCCTAGTCTCACTCATGGCCACTCAGGCCTCTTCCTCTTCTACCTCCACTGGACCCTTTCTCTCTGGTGTTGCTCACTTTCTCAAACTCATTGATTCCAACTACGTCCTTTGGCTTAGTCAGATGaagccgtttttttttttgtcataatttATTTGGTTATGTGGATGGCACAATTCAGGCTCATGCCACTACTCTTTCTGCAAATTCGGATTTCACTTTGTGGTTTCAAACTGATCAGCTGGTCGTCAGCTATTTAACTTCCATTATTTTCAAACTTATTTTGTTACTCACTATTGGCAAAACCTATTCTCGGGCAATTTGGGAGTGTCTTCATGCACATTTTTCTTTGGATTCTCTTGCCAATGCCACCAATCTCCAGTTTCAACTCTTGGCACTTACAAAGGGCTCACATGCCATCTCGGACTGTCTTCAACAGGCTAAGTTTATCGTTGACTCTTTTACTGCTATTAATCAACCTGTCTTTAATACTGATTTGGTGAGCTCTGTTCTCAAAGGCCTTGGACCTGACAACTCAATGTGTGTGACCCCTGTAATTAATTCTCATCTCTTGCTGTAATTCCCTAACCTTCGATCTCGTCTCTTGCAATTTGAGTCCTAAATTCGAATTGAGCCAACTGCCCATGTTTTATTTGAACTTGCTCATGCATAGGCCTAACTGTAGCCTTTGGCCCATTGCCACATCAGTCTTTCACACTACAATAGCAGCCTACTGCGTACCAGGCCTAAGGCCCAACACTGCAACATTTTCCCCATCCTGCATAGTTGGCCCAACGTAAAGGTAATTACAACATGCCTCTTCTAGGTTGTGGTCTTTTTAAAAAATGTCTTAGTGGCGATTGGGTCGTGGTGATGGTCATGCTGGCTTCTGCAATGGTGGTCGCGGTGGTCATGGTGgttgacaatttaatgaatgggCTTTTCATCATAATCAACAACAAGGTGTTCTCGATACCCCTCCTGGCTTTTGGTGTAATTTTTGCAACTTTCCAGGTCATCATGTTTCTACTTGCCCTCATTACCCACCACTTCTCTTTGCAGGCTATCATGTTTTTCCACTTAGTGCGACTCAAGATCCTACTTGGTACTTTGATACGGGAGCCACTCATCACATAACTAATAACGAGTCTACTCTTCAGGACATGTCTCCATATCTTGGTAACGATTCTGTTCTTGTTGGTAATAGGGCTTCTCTTCTTATTGCTCACACTAGCTTATTTCCCCTTAACTTGGGTTCTCATCAATTTCAATTAAATAATGTCTTACATGTTCCCTCTCTTAAAAACAGTCTTTTGTCTATTTCTCAGTTTACTAAAGACAATTCTGTGCCAATTATTATTCATCCTTTTGGTCAAGTTATTTCTTACTTTTACACTGGTTCTCTGTTATTTCAGGACCGCTGTAAGCAACATCTCTACCCAGTGTCTCCATCTCATTCTTCTGCCTTCCATGTCGTTTCCTCTTCCTTGTGGCACTCTCGTCTTGGTCATCCGTCCTCCGaagttttatataaattgtctTGAGGTTCTATCTACTTTAAATAAAGAGTTTTGTAAGCCCCATGCCCTTTCTAAGTTGCACAAACTATCAAATAAAGTTATTGCTCCGtatgcattttatttaattcatTCAGATGTTTGGATGTCGTTTATTCCATCAAACTCCAGTTTTCGTTATTATGTCTTATTTACAGATGATTACATTTGTTACTCTTGGATTTTTCCTATGCATGCCAAATCCGCAGTATTTATGCATTTCGAATCGTTATACCACACGGTCAGAAATATATTTAATTCCTCCATTAAATTCTTCAAACTGATGGTGTTACGGAATACATAAATCATTCCTTCAATACCTTTTGGCATAAAACAAGACTCCATTGTGTCTCTTGCCCTCACACCCCTAAACAAAATGGTCTAGCTGAACGAAAACACCGTCATATTTCCACCGTCACTCACCTACTCTTAAATATTGTTCATGCCTTGTTCTCTCTTTGGGTGGAAATCGCCCTCACTGCCACATTTATCATTAATCTTCTCCCATCTTTTTTATTGTCACCCGAACTTGTCCTCTTTTTGTACATTTGGTTATCCGTGTTACCTGCACCTAGGGGCTTATACTACTAACAAATTGGAATCTTGTTTCAAACAATATGTTTTTATAGGTTACAACTTGCATTTTAAAGGCTATAGGTGCCTCGATCTAGAGACCAATCAGattcatatatctcatcatCTTACCTTGGACGAAACTAATTTTCCTCTTGGTCGTATTGCTGCCTTTACAACAATGTCTACTATGCCTCTTCTTCTGAAACCAAGTCAGGCCTTGTCTCAACAAGCCCTCGCACGACAGCCTATGTTGTCTCATTCTCTTCCTGTAGCGCCTACTCACCTGGGCTTAGCCCACTCTGCCGCACCTCTTGCTTTTGGACCCACGATGTTGCCCACCACTCCAAGTCTTGTAGCCCATCACGAAAACCACCCTCACGTGCTCTCACAACCCAGCTTGTACCCAGTTAGTGCGTATCTGGGTCTTTTATTCATGATGTCTCTCAAGCCCCCTGCCATATAGCTCGCTTGTCCTGCTTCTTCTAGTGGGTCATCTCCACCGATCCAGCCACTGCAGTCTGTGCCCATGCAATCTCATCCGTCCCTACCTCAGTCTCTTCATCCTATACAGATCGGCCTCGTACTAATCACTCTGCACCCAAACAATACACCGATGGCATGGTTCATTATCATTTTCCTCGTGCCCTCACTGCTTTTCTTAAAAATGGTACGTGGTCTCTTGTTCCAACTCATCCCACTTAAAATTTAGTTGGTTGTaaatgatatatatttttttttattaagaatcATGCAGATGGTTCTATTGAGCACTATAAAGCTTGCTTGATTGCTAAAGGCTTTCATCAATAATATGGGTTTGATTATGATGAGACATTTAGTCCGGTTGTTAAGCCTGCCACTATTCGCCTTGTTCTCAGTTTAGCGATCACTCATGGATGGTCCATTCATCAGCTTGATGTACTTCCTCCATGGGTATTTACAGGAAGATGTCTTTATACTCAAACCACTTGGCTTTGTCGATCCATAGAGCCTTCACCATGTTCGTAAGTTACATAAGGCATTATATGGTTTCAAACAAGCTCCCCGAGCTTGGTTTCAGCGATTCAACATTTTTCTTCTACGTTATGGCTATTTGCAAAGCCTGGCTGATCCCTCATTGTTCATATTCCGTCATGGTACAACTCATCTTATCTTATTAATTTACGTGGATGATATTGTATTAATTGGGAATAATTATGTGGCCCTTCTGCGCTTTATGGATCTTTTGGGACACACATTCGAAATTTAAGACCTCGGTCCTCTTTGCTATTTTCTGGATCTTGAGGTTCGTCCTACTTCAGATGGCCTTCATCTTTCTCTGA
Proteins encoded in this region:
- the LOC126630815 gene encoding uncharacterized protein LOC126630815, with protein sequence MEFFNRYIIWLMILFSLSLPSPSFMQASNGYDPLSLTNFLHDYANASLRNPHTGTLYNISLPANFSGMEASFVRILSTKLWSRGANFSSFYIPPKVIPIPSGRRLAIVFENLGNWSSLYYKVSNYTLVAPVVGFMAYDSPNGTVIGNQKLTFTADGDPITIRFPHIDAAQGENMTQKCVQFGDWRTFEITNMTSENECITHGIGHFSIVVASPPAPAPAPAPVKKKRNRKWFVVGIVFGLAFLGLVMTVTFKLLTRRKLKSMEKQSEKDVAFDTVWVGRSKMPSASMTRTQPYLEHEYVP